AATGGTTTTTTTCCAGTTTTATGCTCGGTTTTTTAGCTTCCGCACCGCTCTATTTTTATTTTGCTATAAACAGATGAGATTATTGAGGTAATTTGCAAGGTATCTGATAAACATAGGAAATATCCGCCCATAAAAGACAGAACGACATGGTTTGCATTTGTTTTCAAAGAAAAATTGTAGCAAGAGCTGATCTATTAAGAAGAAATTATATATGAAGTATGTTTGTATGCTTTAGCCAGCTACCTTTCTCGGGGCTGGCTTTTTATATTTGGGATAGGCGGACTGACTTATGGACTGATTCATTCTATTTTAATTAAGTTTTTTATATCCGGGTTTACCTCATTACACGTACACATTTTTCAAGAGAAAACCAAGTTATGGGCAAGAGTTAGCATCTCCATAACAACTCACTATTAGACCTTGCTGTAAAAAAATAAAAAAGTATACAACAACTATTAAGTCGCTAAAATCAAAGCCTTATTTGCTGTAACTTACTTTGTTGTACAACTTTTTTATATTTGCATACTTGCACTATTAGTGAGGTGGATTGGTCCCAAAGTGTAAATTATCCTAAATTCCATTTGATGGATATATTTTTGATGGATGTCACATTTTATTATTTTTCTCCGACATATAAGAATGAACCCCCTGGGGGCTGAAATTAATTTATGGGAGGTATGATATATACTCTAATTCAATTAAAAATAACCAAAAATTTTCGTAATTACGTTAAGGTTAAAATTAAATAGGGAATCTCTTCTCAAATTTAAAGAAAGAAGTGATAATATTTGGCTATTGATGTAATGACCTGGAATATAAAAGCTGGACAAAACCGCGACGGTTCTTACCCGGATCCAAAAACCTATAACCTAGATCAAATTGCCACAAATATTAAAAATTCAGGAGCTTTGATTGTTAGTCTCCAAGAGGTCGATGCAAATACCATCAGAAGTGGTAAGATTCACCAATCGGAATATATTGCCAAAAAGCTTACTGCAATTACAGGAACTACCTGGTATCAATCTTACATTACTTCATTTAATTATGATGGTGGCTATTACGGTAATGCGATAGTAAGTAGATATCCAATTACAAGTGCTCTTCGTCTTTCTTTACCTAAGGTAGATGGGAGTGAAAACCGAAGCTTTCTCTTAGTTCGTGCAGATCTCGGAGGTGGATCATACCTTTATGTAGGAACATTCCATCTTGGTCTGAATGGTGACCAAGACAATCATGCTCAAACCATCAAAGATGCATTATATATTAATGGTTATTCAGATGAAAAACTAATTATTGGCGGGGATCTAAATGATAAAGCCGGGGCGGCATCCTATTATATAATGCTAAATAATAAAATTACTATGGCTGATACAGGACCAGGTGGTGTATGTACTTTCGCATGCTATAGTAACCCCAACAACCCGAAAATTGACTTCTGGTTTAAGAGGGGGATCTATGTCGACACTTCAAAATGTAGGGTTCTAGCTATTGATATTTCAGACCACCGACCACTAATCGCTAATGTATATGGATTATAGCTATTAATTTGAGCAGCAGGGGCTGTCCCAATAACAAATTGGGACAGTCTCTGCTTTACATAGTTGGTTTAGAAATTTTCCTAATCTCTGGTGGAATTAGTTATAAGAAAGTCTTTTTGTAACTCTTCCCCAGTTAACTTCCATATTCTTGTTAAATTACCGGTATCTGAATCTGTCACTAGCAGTATATAACCGTTAGAAATTTGAGATATATCAAATACAATCCACTTATGGATATCATCCAAAGGCTCATCAAATAATTTTTTAATGGACTTTGTTTTAGGATTATATTGATATAATTGTTCTCTGTTTACAATAAAAATTGAATTATCAAAAGACTTTATTAATCTTATTTCACTTTTAGTAAATAACTGATGGGTTTTTATAAATTTGCCATTTTTATCAGTTTCAATCATTATATTATTTGATAAAAACTGTTCACCTGGAATCCTTATTTTAAGTAAAATAAATAGTCTATCCGATGTTGCCGCAATCTGGTAAAAGCCAATGGCGTTCTCTTTAATTTCATTAGGCAAATTCCCTAAACTAAGTATGACGTTTTGTTTTCCTTTGGCACTAATTCTAACAACTTCTTTGGAGAAAGGTAGGTATACATTACCATCTTTATCAGTATTTATAAAAACCTGCCCAAACATATTTTGAATAAATCCATTATTACTATTAACTGTTTTAGAAAAAAGTTTCTGCATTTGTTTTTTATTATCATCTAAAAGATAGACAGCATAATTATTTTGGAGGGGAACATCTTTTGGTTCCCTTATTATTCTTAGAGGTTTTTTTTCAGTAAGAATTATAAACTTATTGGAGTCCATAAGATCCAATCCTATAATGCGGTTTGTTTTTAAAAAATCCTTAGAAACCCAATAAGATACGTCATAAATATTACCGTTTTCATATTTTTTTATCGAATCAATAGAATTATTTGATATATCCTTATCAAGAAAATATACAACTGATTGAAAAGAATTTACTTGAACCGGATTAATAAGATTAGTCTTAACTTTAGTTCCCCTAAAATCATTATAATATAACATTAATGATATAATAGGAACCAATATTATTATTAAGTATTTAAATTTTTTATCCTTAATCATGTGTTATTAACCTTCTATCTTAAATTAATTTTTTAAATATTGAATATAAATTAATAAGTATGTGTATAGTTTCGTTAAATCGACCTCTTTTAGGAGGGAAATAAGCGCAGCAAAAGCGGCGTTTGTCAAGATAGTTGACGCATAAGTGTTAAAAAAGTTTAGTATTGTACCACCGCCGGTCTTGACACAATGTGCTAATTAAGGGGTAACCGGACCGACGGATATACGCCAATAAATCATTTGACTACGGTCGGGTTTAT
This genomic interval from Desulfolucanica intricata contains the following:
- a CDS encoding endonuclease/exonuclease/phosphatase family protein, with product MAIDVMTWNIKAGQNRDGSYPDPKTYNLDQIATNIKNSGALIVSLQEVDANTIRSGKIHQSEYIAKKLTAITGTTWYQSYITSFNYDGGYYGNAIVSRYPITSALRLSLPKVDGSENRSFLLVRADLGGGSYLYVGTFHLGLNGDQDNHAQTIKDALYINGYSDEKLIIGGDLNDKAGAASYYIMLNNKITMADTGPGGVCTFACYSNPNNPKIDFWFKRGIYVDTSKCRVLAIDISDHRPLIANVYGL